A stretch of the Corylus avellana chromosome ca6, CavTom2PMs-1.0 genome encodes the following:
- the LOC132185325 gene encoding uncharacterized protein LOC132185325, translated as MKKEVEKFVQCYRVCQVSKGAATNAGLYMPLPIPEGPWTNVSMDFVLGLPRTQKGNDSIFVVVHRFSKMVYFIACKKTVDAVNVAQFCLTPSCIVVVHITHRRTDKYRLVIGSVAAEFGMEASQGMGLAVVPSRIQEGHKLIIKNLQEPTAKYKANADKKRRVVEFEEGDFVLAILTKDSFPIGEYNKLAARKIGQWKL; from the exons ATGAAGAAGGAGGTGGAGAAGTTTGTGCAATGCTACAGAGTGTGCCAAGTATCGAAAGGAGCGGCAACTAATGCCGGATTGTATATGCCACTGCCTATTCCGGAGGGTCCATGGACCAACGTGAGCATGGACTTTGTATTGGGTCTACCTCGAACCCAAAAAGGTAATGATTCCATCTTTGTGGTTGTTCATCGATTTTCTAAGAtggtttattttattgcatGTAAAAAGACTGTCGATGCTGTGAATGTGGCACAATT CTGTCTCACACCAAGCTGCATTGTAGTAGTGCACATCACCCACAGACGGACTGACAAATATAGGTTGGTCATTGGGAGCGTTGCTGCGGAGTTTGGTATGGAAGCATCTCAAGGCATGGGACTAGCAGTTGTACCAAGCCGA ATACAAGAAGGCCACAAGTTGATTATCAAGAATCTCCAAGAGCCAACGGCAAAGTACAAGGCAAATGCAGACAAGAAGCGACGTGTAGTAGAGTTTGAAGAGGGTGACTTTGTGTTGGCAATCCTAACCAAGGATAGTTTCCCTATTGGAGAGTACAACAAGCTAGCGGCTCGAAAGATTGGACAGTGGAAATTGTGA